A segment of the Thermoanaerobacterales bacterium genome:
AACTCAAGGGCGAATTAGGGGCGGTCCGGATCGCCAACGAAGTTGTGGCCATTATCGCCGGCCTGGCGGCGACCGAGGTCCCGGGCATCGCGGGCATGAGCGGGGGCCTTGCCGGCGGCATCGCGGAGATGCTTGGCCGGAAGAACCTTTCCAAAGGGGTCAAGGTCGAAGTCGGTGAGAAGGAGGCCGCCGTTGACCTGTTCATCATTGTTGACTACGGCGTGCGCATTCCGGACGTTGCGATTCAGGCCCAGAGCGCGGTGAAGAGGGCCATCGAGGCCATGACCGGGCTCAACGTCGTGGAAGTGAACATCCACGTCCAGGGGGTCATCTTCTCCCGCGAGGAGGCTCGGGAGGAAGAAATGCCGCGGGTGCGCTAGCCCCAAGGAGGTAAGGAGATGGGTCCTTTTGACCGGGGCCTGACGGCACTCTACAGCCTGGTTGTTTCCGCCTTCGCCGTCGCGGCCCTGTTGGAGCTTTTCGGTTATTTGCCCCCAATGGACGGCCTGCACGCCCTGCCGGCGAAATCCCGGGACGCTGTGGCTGCCGGGTTGGGGGTTTTACTTCTGGTCGGGTTGAGGCTGCTCTGGGCCGGCGTCCGCCGAAGCCACAGGGAACGGCAGGCTGTGGTTGAGGATAACTCCCTGGGCCAGGTCCGCGTCGCCTTAACGGCCATCGAGAACCTTATCAACAAGGTCGTGTCCCAGGTGCCCGGGGTAAGGGATGTCCATTCGCGGGTGGTCGGTGACCCTAACGGCATAGCCATACGGATCAAGGCGACCGTCACCCCCGAGATCAACATCCCCGAAATCTCAAAGGAGATCCAGCAGCAGGTCCAGGATCGCGTAAAGGACGTTACCGGCATTAACACGGCCAGTGTGAGGATCCTGATTAACAATATCGCTACCGTTAAACCACGTGTGGAATAGTGAGGTGTAACCTTGCCACCGCGCTGGATTGAAATTCTGGAACAGCACTGGGGCAAGATTTTGGGGATTTTCCTCGGTCTTGTCTTTGGTTTGATCGCCATTGTCTGGGGTTTCCTGAAGGCCCTCTTCGTGGCGATCTGTATCGCCGTGGGCTTCTACATTGGAAAGCGCATCGATGAGCGCACCGACTGGAGCCGGTTATGGGAACGGCTCTTCGGGGAAAAATAACAAGATGATGGAAATGAGCCGCCGGCGGGCGCGCGAGCTGGCCTTGCAGGTCCTTTACCAGGTCGACATCGGGCAGGCCGAGGCGGACCAGGCCCTGGCGTGCACCATTGAGATCCTCGGCCTTGAAAGTCGCGGCGACCCGGGTTTCGCGCGTGACCTGATTCTGGGCGTACGGCAGCACGGCCCGTACCTGGACGGCGTGATCGCCCGGCTGAGCAAAGACTGGCGCCTGGAGCGCATCACCTATGTCGACCGTAACATCCTGCGCTTGGGGCTGTATGAAATCCTTTTCCGGGCGGCGCAGGTCCCGCCGAACGTAGCCGTCAACGAGGCCGTTGAACTGGCGAAGAAGTACGGGACCGAAGAGTCGAGCCGGTTTGTGAACGGCATCCTGGGCCGCGTGGTGGAAAACCCCGAGTCGTTCGCCCCGGAAAAGGGAGAAACCTAGAGGGATTACCGGCGGGAAGCGGCCGGTAACGGAGGCTCGTAAAAAGGCGGGGCCGCCTTGGATGGGGCGCGGCCGGCGGGCGGCAAGCCGGAAGGGGTTTCGGCAGAGAGTTCCCCGGGGTCAGGGAGGCGGGAGAGGTATGCCGGCCCTCTGACCCCGGGGCCTTTACGGAAAGACGCGAGTGGAGGGGAGGTCGGGCAGCGGGTGCGGATCGTTGGGGTCTCCGAATTGACGGCGTATCTGAAAGAGCGCCTTGAGGGGGATCCCTTTCTGGCCAACGTCTGGGTCCGGGGAGAAGTTTGCAACTGCCATTATCATTCCTCGGGACACGTGTACTTTGCCCTCCGGGAGAAAGGAGCTTTATTGCGGGCGGTGATGTTCCGCTCCCGGGCCGGCCGTCACAGCTTCAGGCTGCAGAACGGGCTGGCGGTGGTCGCCCGGGGGGCGATCGGCCTTTACGAGCGGGACGGTCAGTACCAGCTGTACGTGGAGGAGGTCGAGCCGGAGGGGGTCGGGGCCTATTACGCCGCTCTCGAACAACTCAAGGCGCGCCTTCAGGCCGAGGGGCTCTTTGACGAGCGGCGGAAACGCCCGCTTCCGGCACTGCCGTTAAGGATCGGGCTGGTGACCTCACCCGTAGGGGCCGCGGTACGGGATGTGATCACTATTGCCGCCAAGCGCTGGCCTCTGGCGGAGATCGTTCTGGCACCGGTGAGCGTTCAGGGCGATTCGGCTCCTTATGAGATTGCCCGCGGCATCAGGATGTTAAACGGTGTGGACGGCATCGACGTTATCGTCGTCGGACGGGGCGGCGGGGCGCCGGAGGAGTTGTGGGCCTTCAATACGGAGATGGTGGCCCGCGCCATCTTCCATTCCAGGGTTCCGGTGGTATCGGCTGTCGGCCACGAGAAAGACGTTACCATCGCCGACCTGGTCGCCGACCGGCGGGCGGCGACGCCGTCGGCCGCGGCGGAGCTTCTCTGTCCGGACCGGATGGATGTCGCCCGGTACCTTACGGGTCTCGCGCACCGCCTGGCCAGGGCCGTTAACGCCCGTCTGGACCGCGGACAGCACCGGCTTTCCGCCCTGCTGCGCAGCCGGGCGCTGGCCCGGCCGGTTGAAACAGTGTGCGGGCAACGACACCGGGCCGTCGACCTCCTGGCGGTTCGCCTGCGCCGCGGGGCGGAGGCTGTTATCAGCCGGCGGAGCGCGGATCTGGGCCAAGCGGCCGCGCGCCTGGATCCTTTAAGCCCCCTGGCCACCCTGGCCCGCGGCTACAGTATTTGCCGCCGTGAGGCTGACGGAGCCATCCTGAGGGATGCGGCGATGGTAGGGGTCGGGGAGAAGGTCGGTGTGCTACTGCACTCCGGGCGTCTCCGCTGCACCGTATCGGCGGTGGAAACAGAGCAGCCGGTCCCCGGACCCGGGCTGTGACCGCCGGCGGGCCGGGGTGCCTGCATCCGATGGCCACCCGGGAATGCGGGAATTGGAGGTGGAGGATTGGCCCGGTTACTGGACGGCAAGAAAACTGCGGCAGCGATCAAGGATGAACTGAGGGAGGACACCGCCCGCTGGGTGCGACGCGGGGTTCAGCCGAAACTGGCCGCGCTGTTGGCCGGCGATGACCCGGCAGCGCTCGCCTACGCCCGCTCCAAAGAAAAGGTCTGTGCCGGCCTGGGAATGGACTATGAGATGCATCATCTGCCGGGGGAGACGCGTGAAGAGGCCGTACTTGACCGGATCAGGAGCCTTAACGGTGATCCGGCGGTCCACGGGATTATCCTGGAGATGCCCCTGCCGCCGCAGATCGACCGCCGGCGGGCCATGGAGGCCATTGACCCCCTCAAGGACGTGGACGGAGTCCACCCTTTGAACAGGGGGCGCCTGATGGCCGGAGACCGGGGCCTGTTCCCCGCGACGCCGCTGGCCTGCGTGGAAATCCTGCGCCGCCACGACGTCCCCCTTGCCGGGCGGGACGTGGTCCTGGTCGGCCGCGGCGAGACCGTCGGCAAGCCCCTGATTTTTCTGCTCTTGCAGGAAAACGCCACGGTCACGGTCTGCCATACCCGTACCGCCGACCTGGCCTCGCATACGCGCCGGGCCGAGGTCTTGATTGTTGCGGCGGGGAGGCGTGGGTTGGTGACGGGTGATATGGTCCGGGAAGGGGTGACTGTGGTCGACGCCGGGATCAACCCGTCCCCGGAGGGCAGGCTCTGCGGGGACGTGGACTTCGAAGGTGTGGCGGCGAAGGCGGCGGCGATTACGCCTGTGCCGGGCGGGGTGGGAAGCCTGACCACGGTTCTCCTCTTAAGAAACGTGTTAAAGGCCGTAGCCCTCCAGGCCGGCGGGGAGGGAACATCGTGGAAAGCCTGAGCCACTGGACATTACAGGACTTTCTCGCCCGTGCCGCGTCCCGCGAGGCCACTCCGGGAGGAGGCAGCGTGGCCGCCCTGGCGGGCGCTCTGGCAGCGGCTATGGCGGCGATGGTGGCCAACCTGACCGTGGGGCGGCCGCGGTATGCCGCGGTGGAGAGCGAGTGCCGGGAGGCGATCGCGCAAGCCGAGAACCGGCGCGCGGTCCTGCAGCGGCTGATCGATGAGGACGTGCGGGCCTTCGAGGCCCTCATGGCGGCATACCGCATGCCGCAGGACGGCCCGGAACAACAGGTACAAAGAGGCAAGGCTATTCAAGAAGCCCTTGGCGACGCCATCAGGATCCCCCTTGAGACGGCGCGTGCCGCGCTGGATGTCCTGAGGCTGGCCCGGCGCCTGGCGGAGATCGGCAATGCCAACGCTGTAAGCGACGCCGGCGTGGCGGCCTGCCTTGCGGAAGCGGCCGTGGCGGCCGCCCTGCGGAACGTGGACATCAACCTGCGGGGCCTGGCGGACGGTGCCCGCGCGGCGACCCTTGTTGCCGAGCGGGAGGCGCTGGCGGAAGAGGCCCGGCGCTTGGGTGAAGAAGCGGATCGTATATTGGATGCACGCCTGGACCGATGAACGCAGTGCGTGACCGTGCATCGTGTGCATGGCGGGAGGAGGCTGGGACAAAGAACATGGCTGCGGAGGCCACTTTCGAAGAATCCCTGGGGCGTCTGGAGGAAGTTGTGCGGCAGCTGGAGGACGGTGACCTCCCCCTGGAGAAGGCATTGGATCTTTACGCCGAAGGCGTTGCCCTGGCCAGGTACTGTCACGGTTTGCTGGAACGGGCCGAGCAGCAGGTCCGGGAGCTTTCGCTCGCCGGTGATGGTGATGACCAGCAGGGCGGGAAGCCGGAATGACGGGCCGGGATTACTTGGCGGATCTGAGCGCCAGGGCACGGCTGGTCGACACCGCTTTGGACCGCTATCTTCCGCCGGAGGACGCCCCTCCGGCGGTTATCCACCGGGCGATGCGTTACAGCGTTTTCGCCGGGGGGAAGCGCCTGCGGCCCGTCCTGTGCCTGGCCGCCTGCGAGGCTTCCGGGGGAGATCCGGCGGATGCGATGCCGGCGGCGTGCGCCTTCGAGCTGATTCATACCTATTCGTTGATTCACGACGACCTGCCGGCGATGGATAATGACGACCTGCGGCGGGGACGGCCCACGAGCCACCGGGTGTTCGGCGAGGCCATCGCCATCCTGGCGGGGGACGCCCTGCTCACCCTGGGTTTCAGCCTGTTGGGGGCCTGCGTGCGGAAGGGTGCCCCGGAAAGGCCCGGGCTCCTGTCCCTGGTCGAGGAAACAGCGCAAGCCTGCGGCACGGCGGGCTTGATCGGGGGGC
Coding sequences within it:
- the amaP gene encoding alkaline shock response membrane anchor protein AmaP, translating into MGPFDRGLTALYSLVVSAFAVAALLELFGYLPPMDGLHALPAKSRDAVAAGLGVLLLVGLRLLWAGVRRSHRERQAVVEDNSLGQVRVALTAIENLINKVVSQVPGVRDVHSRVVGDPNGIAIRIKATVTPEINIPEISKEIQQQVQDRVKDVTGINTASVRILINNIATVKPRVE
- a CDS encoding polyprenyl synthetase family protein, whose protein sequence is MTGRDYLADLSARARLVDTALDRYLPPEDAPPAVIHRAMRYSVFAGGKRLRPVLCLAACEASGGDPADAMPAACAFELIHTYSLIHDDLPAMDNDDLRRGRPTSHRVFGEAIAILAGDALLTLGFSLLGACVRKGAPERPGLLSLVEETAQACGTAGLIGGQVADLQAPGRMTSLAELEAVHRAKTGALFRAAVRAGALMAGAGTDVLETLTAFAERFGLAFQITDDILDIAGDEEKLGKPVGSDRRNEKVTFVSLLGLDEARRRARIAVETAVSALDGFGREADFLRRTALFVLAREF
- the nusB gene encoding transcription antitermination factor NusB; amino-acid sequence: MMEMSRRRARELALQVLYQVDIGQAEADQALACTIEILGLESRGDPGFARDLILGVRQHGPYLDGVIARLSKDWRLERITYVDRNILRLGLYEILFRAAQVPPNVAVNEAVELAKKYGTEESSRFVNGILGRVVENPESFAPEKGET
- a CDS encoding Asp23/Gls24 family envelope stress response protein; the protein is MESRTPTIPELKGELGAVRIANEVVAIIAGLAATEVPGIAGMSGGLAGGIAEMLGRKNLSKGVKVEVGEKEAAVDLFIIVDYGVRIPDVAIQAQSAVKRAIEAMTGLNVVEVNIHVQGVIFSREEAREEEMPRVR
- the xseB gene encoding exodeoxyribonuclease VII small subunit, which gives rise to MAAEATFEESLGRLEEVVRQLEDGDLPLEKALDLYAEGVALARYCHGLLERAEQQVRELSLAGDGDDQQGGKPE
- a CDS encoding bifunctional 5,10-methylenetetrahydrofolate dehydrogenase/5,10-methenyltetrahydrofolate cyclohydrolase is translated as MARLLDGKKTAAAIKDELREDTARWVRRGVQPKLAALLAGDDPAALAYARSKEKVCAGLGMDYEMHHLPGETREEAVLDRIRSLNGDPAVHGIILEMPLPPQIDRRRAMEAIDPLKDVDGVHPLNRGRLMAGDRGLFPATPLACVEILRRHDVPLAGRDVVLVGRGETVGKPLIFLLLQENATVTVCHTRTADLASHTRRAEVLIVAAGRRGLVTGDMVREGVTVVDAGINPSPEGRLCGDVDFEGVAAKAAAITPVPGGVGSLTTVLLLRNVLKAVALQAGGEGTSWKA
- the xseA gene encoding exodeoxyribonuclease VII large subunit; protein product: MRIVGVSELTAYLKERLEGDPFLANVWVRGEVCNCHYHSSGHVYFALREKGALLRAVMFRSRAGRHSFRLQNGLAVVARGAIGLYERDGQYQLYVEEVEPEGVGAYYAALEQLKARLQAEGLFDERRKRPLPALPLRIGLVTSPVGAAVRDVITIAAKRWPLAEIVLAPVSVQGDSAPYEIARGIRMLNGVDGIDVIVVGRGGGAPEELWAFNTEMVARAIFHSRVPVVSAVGHEKDVTIADLVADRRAATPSAAAELLCPDRMDVARYLTGLAHRLARAVNARLDRGQHRLSALLRSRALARPVETVCGQRHRAVDLLAVRLRRGAEAVISRRSADLGQAAARLDPLSPLATLARGYSICRREADGAILRDAAMVGVGEKVGVLLHSGRLRCTVSAVETEQPVPGPGL
- a CDS encoding cyclodeaminase/cyclohydrolase family protein, with amino-acid sequence MESLSHWTLQDFLARAASREATPGGGSVAALAGALAAAMAAMVANLTVGRPRYAAVESECREAIAQAENRRAVLQRLIDEDVRAFEALMAAYRMPQDGPEQQVQRGKAIQEALGDAIRIPLETARAALDVLRLARRLAEIGNANAVSDAGVAACLAEAAVAAALRNVDINLRGLADGARAATLVAEREALAEEARRLGEEADRILDARLDR
- a CDS encoding DUF2273 domain-containing protein — its product is MPPRWIEILEQHWGKILGIFLGLVFGLIAIVWGFLKALFVAICIAVGFYIGKRIDERTDWSRLWERLFGEK